One genomic segment of Gemmatimonadota bacterium includes these proteins:
- a CDS encoding CPBP family intramembrane metalloprotease has product MQLPSPLGLLFLAYVLLGLPWLAHKSAARLVGHHPSERVPTRQQVWQSVVLMQCIMLAFAWLTGREFGFPFLAWGGFSVRNVLATIAAFAGLLVLRVLVRRSRTDAERRELAVFRFAPRTAAEWRATVLMIGVTAVSEEVAYRGVAHAVLWWTFGNGYLAAGLAAAGFAGAHAVQGRKSMTMIFVTALVMHALVAGTGTLFLAMAVHAAFDLYAGWRIAVEARTLLPQET; this is encoded by the coding sequence GTGCAACTCCCCTCGCCGCTGGGTCTGCTCTTCCTCGCCTACGTTCTGCTGGGCTTGCCCTGGCTCGCCCACAAGAGTGCGGCGCGACTTGTCGGTCACCATCCGTCGGAGCGAGTTCCGACGCGGCAGCAGGTATGGCAGTCGGTCGTCTTGATGCAATGCATCATGCTCGCTTTCGCCTGGCTGACGGGCCGCGAGTTCGGGTTTCCGTTCCTGGCGTGGGGCGGCTTCTCGGTCCGGAACGTGCTCGCGACGATCGCGGCATTCGCCGGCCTGCTCGTGCTGCGCGTGCTGGTGCGGCGCTCTCGCACCGACGCGGAACGGCGCGAGCTCGCGGTCTTCAGGTTCGCGCCGAGGACGGCTGCGGAGTGGCGGGCCACGGTGCTGATGATCGGGGTGACGGCGGTCAGCGAGGAAGTGGCCTATCGGGGCGTCGCCCACGCAGTGCTCTGGTGGACGTTCGGCAATGGGTACCTGGCCGCAGGCTTGGCGGCAGCGGGGTTCGCCGGCGCGCATGCGGTGCAGGGGCGGAAGAGCATGACGATGATCTTTGTCACCGCGCTGGTGATGCATGCGCTGGTGGCGGGGACGGGGACGCTCTTCCTCGCGATGGCCGTGCACGCCGCCTTCGACCTCTATGCCGGGTGGCGCATCGCGGTCGAGGCGCGGACGCTGCTGCCGCAGGAAACCTGA
- a CDS encoding HAD-IA family hydrolase, translating into MPTYQTILFDLDGTLIDSVDLIVDSYLHTVAVHDLPALTRHEILAGMGRPLRSIFGAWTSDPETMEWWIATYREYNLANHDSRVTAYPGAVDMVRQIRAAGYRTALVTSKNRYGAERGLSLVGLMDAIELVVGADDVTHPKPHAEPVEQALARLGMPTAGCLFVGDSHHDVFSGRAAGVGTVGVTWGPFDRAHLEESAPDFYCDAPADLLALLGL; encoded by the coding sequence ATGCCGACCTACCAGACCATCCTCTTCGACCTCGACGGGACGTTGATTGACTCCGTCGACCTGATCGTCGACAGCTACCTGCATACCGTCGCCGTCCACGACTTGCCGGCGCTGACACGCCACGAGATTCTCGCGGGCATGGGGCGGCCACTGCGCAGCATTTTCGGGGCGTGGACCAGCGACCCCGAGACGATGGAGTGGTGGATTGCCACGTATCGCGAGTACAATCTCGCCAACCACGACAGCCGGGTGACGGCGTATCCCGGCGCGGTCGACATGGTGCGGCAGATCCGCGCGGCCGGGTATCGCACGGCGCTGGTGACGAGCAAGAATCGCTACGGTGCCGAGCGGGGGCTGTCGCTGGTCGGGCTGATGGACGCGATCGAATTGGTCGTGGGGGCCGATGACGTGACCCACCCCAAGCCGCATGCCGAGCCGGTGGAGCAGGCGCTGGCGCGGCTGGGCATGCCGACGGCCGGCTGCCTCTTTGTGGGAGACTCGCACCATGATGTCTTCAGCGGGCGGGCCGCAGGGGTCGGAACCGTCGGCGTGACGTGGGGACCGTTCGACCGTGCGCACCTCGAGGAGTCGGCACCGGATTTCTATTGCGACGCCCCTGCGGACCTGCTCGCACTTCTCGGGCTCTGA